The following coding sequences lie in one Crassostrea angulata isolate pt1a10 chromosome 10, ASM2561291v2, whole genome shotgun sequence genomic window:
- the LOC128167755 gene encoding multiple epidermal growth factor-like domains protein 6 has translation MTGQVLITALIVSLATLVSVVDGQFSTGHSHHGRGDIRCMYCTPGTCDNVTNTCTSCLDGFYGDMCKQTCPNTCMSCDKVSGNCLKCMNGFFGEGCNKECRQCDTCDKVTGACTSCWSNNWGENCQNTCEETCQRCNVATGECQYCATGFYGEGCNLMCDYCRQGMCDRDLGKCSYGCNDGRYGEKCELSCPQKCRVCNQNDGRCMMCEPPLWGEYCDSRCPVNCDFCNITTGECLECNPGFYGEKCALNCHNCMDGYCEKDTGYCQGACLDGWFGAKCDKKCMKHCRRCAEENKCMLCEKGLAGENCDVQCPTRCPTCANDILTGNIMCLECGGDFKIPEKNCSCTNTKCTKITEIRGKGFACERCAEGWYLRDGTCCPCHHCAGGNQFCEKNGNCKNGCEPKYFPATEGCDQYCDIPHCTWCESFYGHGKICKGCDEGYFLERHGCTPCSSFCKGGSLRCNQMTGVCLDGCKSGGYGEKCDSSCPDKHCPHLVCDIKNCDVCEKSMSSAAKCRKCRDRYYQSNGKCLACSPNCEGTKGLCDSITGKCLEGCKMGWTGDKCNVENVIRIEPSVKICRGNCLSCDSNTGECAACVAGSWGSRCNKICPENCRTCDHKTGKCVVFCSKNCKRVGNELLPCDSITGECLYGCVEGWMGETCRYKCPDNGKCTITRKPVFETVYFRK, from the exons ATGACAGGACAAGTATTAATTACTGCATTAATTGTCAGTCTGGCCACTCTCGTTAGCGTCGTAGATGGACAGTTCTCGACAGGGCACTCACACCATGGCAGAG GAGATATCCGTTGTATGTATTGCACGCCAGGCACGTGTGACAACGTTACCAACACGTGCACCAGCTGCCTTGACGGTTTCTATGGAGATATGTGTAAACAAACATGTCCTAACACTTGCATGTCCTGTGACAAAGTTAGCGGCAATTGTCTGAAATGCATGAACGGATTTTTTGGTGAGGGGTGCAACAAGGAGTGCCGTCAATGTGACACGTGCGACAAAGTCACCGGGGCATGCACCTCGTGCTGGTCCAACAACTGGGGAGAAAACTGCCAGAACACGTGCGAAGAAACGTGTCAACGATGTAATGTTGCGACAGGAGAATGCCAATACTGCGCCACCGGTTTTTACGGAGAAGGGTGCAATCTAATGTGTGATTACTGTCGGCAGGGTATGTGTGATCGAGACTTGGGGAAGTGCTCTTACGGATGTAACGATGGGCGATACGGCGAAAAGTGCGAACTGTCGTGTCCTCAGAAGTGCCGAGTCTGTAACCAAAATGATGGACGGTGCATGATGTGCGAACCTCCCCTGTGGGGAGAATATTGCGACAGCAGGTGCCCGGTCAACTGCGATTTCTGCAATATCACGACAGGTGAATGCTTAGAGTGCAACCCTGGGTTTTATGGTGAAAAATGTGCTTTGAACTGTCACAACTGCATGGACGGCTATTGCGAAAAAGATACAGGTTACTGTCAAGGTGCTTGCCTGGATGGCTGGTTTGGTGCCAAGTGtgataaaaaatgtatgaagcaTTGTCGTCGTTGTGCTGAAGAAAACAAATGCATGCTATGTGAAAAGGGATTGGCAGGTGAAAACTGTGACGTACAGTGTCCAACGCGGTGTCCAACATGCGCAAATGATATACTCACCGGAAATATTATGTGTCTGGAGTGTGGGGGCGATTTCAAAATTCCTGAGAAAAACTGCTCGTGTACAAATACTAAATGCACAAAAATTACGGAAATTCGAGGAAAAGGATTTGCTTGCGAAAGGTGTGCAGAAGGGTGGTATTTAAGAGATGGAACCTGCTGCCCATGCCATCATTGCGCTGGTGGAAACCAATTCTGCGAAaagaacggaaactgcaaaaatgGTTGCGAACCGAAGTATTTCCCCGCCACCGAAGGTTGCGACCAGTACTGCGATATTCCGCACTGTACTTGGTGCGAATCCTTTTATGGACATGGTAAAATATGTAAGGGCTGTGACGAGGGGTATTTCCTGGAGAGACATGGGTGCACTCCATGTAGCTCATTTTGTAAAGGCGGTTCACTGAGGTGCAATCAGATGACGGGAGTCTGTCTCGATGGCTGCAAGAGCGGAGGGTACGGTGAGAAATGCGATTCTTCTTGTCCTGACAAACACTGTCCTCATCTTGTTTGTGATATCAAGAACTGTGACGTCTGTGAAAAGTCCATGTCTTCTGCTGCAAAATGCAGAAAGTGCAGGGATCGGTACTACCAATCAAACGGCAAGTGCTTAGCATGTAGTCCTAATTGTGAAGGAACAAAAGGTCTTTGCGACAGCATAACTGGAAAATGTCTGGAAGGATGCAAGATGGGCTGGACCGGAGACAAGTGTAACGTAGAGAATGTTATAAGAATAGAACCAAGCGTCAAAATCTGCAGAGGAAACTGTTTGTCATGTGACTCTAATACTGGGGAGTGTGCAGCTTGTGTTGCGGGGTCGTGGGGCTCGCgttgcaataaaatatgtccCGAAAACTGTAGAACGTGTGATCACAAGACTGGAAAGTGTGTCGTATTCTGTAGCAAGAACTGCAAGCGGGTCGGAAACGAACTTTTGCCTTGCGATAGCATCACAGGCGAGTGTTTGTATGGGTGTGTTGAGGGATGGATGGGGGAGACATGCAGGTACAAATGTCCTGATAACGGGAAGTGCACGATCACCAGGAAACCCGTGTTTGAAACGGTTTACTTCagaaagtaa
- the LOC128167754 gene encoding multiple epidermal growth factor-like domains protein 6 produces MTSVSCVQFLTLLVICSTLCVYVAGQDFFSTDFSRKKGPTFVTMHCLYCEPKTCDNTTGDCGKCLTGFYGQKCEHTCPNTCSTCEKSNGRCLSCIDGWFGENCNFECVHCYSCQKESGACLTCQPNYWGPMCQNECEYNCHVCSIENGQCIHCAQGYFGENCARQCGHCRRGFCDQATGTCQFGCNDGFYGESCEKPCPQNCMVCNQTDGECLMCREMMWGSQCDYSCPPHCAFCHVSTGKCLECVEGFHGENCEDPCGHCVGGMCTKDTGYCDYGCEDGWFGGRCNLQCFQNCSKCSSKDECLMCKSGLAGSRCDMKCPEICSSCSQDMISDEIVCSECAAGYSQPQKNCSCTMSKCTNVEETLGFRVCEKCEANTGWYLSQGSCCPCKHCAGGNQFCSSNGTCLNGCEPHYYPKEQGCDVFCDIDHCVWCEPFFGYGKVCVGCESGYYLDTDGQCNSCSEHCKGGSTKCHPTTGVCIDECEDGWFGDKCDTTCHEKYCAVCDDIEKTCHQCREGFYGEHCTKNCLKNCTKCSKETGSCLECVRGRYAEDCSKMCLNCLKDDCQVTGECLFGCKEGWFGSHCDQRCPEGCSKCSNSDSCEECFIQETLLNGKCYSSCSKCFHGMCSSDGKCKQGCVDGWHGTKCDLPCPAECSKCNSSDSCDACLHGFELEGSKCISTCKNCKDQICSADGVCDNGCKAGWVGSKCIEKCVEHCVSCADGLNCDQCVSGYQLLENRCVAGCSFCLQDKCDLATGNCHFGCKEGHYGPQCIELCPKGCRTCDSMETCTSCSLGFHMVNFQCVPLCENCYSCQRDVKTDVYLCNICKEGYYAKNGVCQKCSSTCKNSACERTTAQCLEGCIDGWTGLLCNIPEDGTKLPVTACEGSCLTCNADTRQCSSCIAGMWGKSCEQKCPSHCSVCDQQTGQCMVVCSKYCQKSVNMVSCNNVTGACLQGCQDGWYGDQCQNMCAQNCIDKECDRTTGHCTKGCSPGWKGFTCSEANKMPAVPSVAMIAVAVVAAIVVVAIIISTFVFCRFRKKRLDEKEHSYTNVTYSSNAPSQYTNNGFMLDSVM; encoded by the exons ATGACTTCTGTAAGCTGTGTCCAGTTTCTGACACTACTGGTCATCTGTTCCACACTGTGTGTTTACGTTGCCGGACAAGACTTCTTCTCGACAGACTTCTCTAGGAAGAAAGGGCCAACGTTTG ttacaaTGCATTGCCTTTATTGCGAACCCAAGACTTGTGACAATACAACCGGAGATTGTGGAAAATGTCTAACGGGATTCTACGGACAGAAGTGTGAACACACATGTCCAAACACATGCTCGACATGTGAAAAATCAAATGGGAGGTGCTTGTCGTGTATTGATGGGTGGTTTGGCgaaaattgcaattttgaaTGCGTCCATTGTTATTCTTGTCAAAAAGAATCGGGAGCTTGCTTGACTTGCCAGCCGAACTACTGGGGTCCAATGTGCCAGAATGAATGCGAGTATAACTGTCACGTGTGCAGCATAGAGAATGGTCAATGTATTCACTGCGCTCAGGGATACTTTGGAGAAAACTGTGCGAGACAATGCGGCCACTGCCGTCGTGGATTTTGTGACCAGGCCACTGGAACCTGCCAATTTGGTTGCAATGATGGATTTTACGGAGAATCCTGTGAAAAGCCGTGTCCTCAAAATTGTATGGTTTGTAACCAAACTGATGGCGAGTGTCTGATGTGTCGGGAGATGATGTGGGGAAGTCAGTGCGATTACTCCTGTCCCCCGCACTGCGCATTCTGTCATGTTTCAACCGGGAAATGTTTAGAGTGTGTTGAGGGGTTTCATGGTGAGAACTGCGAGGATCCATGTGGTCACTGTGTTGGTGGAATGTGTACCAAGGACACTGGGTACTGTGACTACGGCTGTGAAGACGGGTGGTTTGGAGGACGTTGTAACCTACAATGCTTTCAAAACTGTTCCAAATGCAGCTCAAAAGACGAGTGTTTGATGTGTAAATCAGGGTTAGCGGGGAGTAGATGCGATATGAAATGTCCAGAAATATGCAGCTCTTGTTCCCAAGACATGATATCAGATGAAATCGTCTGTAGCGAATGCGCTGCTGGATACAGTCAGCCTCAGAAAAACTGTTCTTGTACAATGTCAAAATGTACTAATGTGGAGGAAACTTTAGGGTTTCGCGTTTGCGAGAAATGCGAAGCTAATACGGGATGGTATTTGTCGCAGGGCTCATGTTGCCCATGTAAACACTGCGCAGGGGGGAATCAATTTTGCTCAAGCAATGGAACATGCCTAAATGGATGTGAACCTCACTATTATCCAAAAGAACAAGGATGCGATGTTTTCTGCGATATAGATCATTGCGTATGGTGCGAGCCATTTTTCGGTTACGGTAAAGTTTGTGTGGGATGTGAAAGTGGCTATTATCTCGATACGGACGGCCAATGTAATTCATGCAGTGAACATTGCAAAGGAGGGTCCACAAAATGCCATCCAACAACAGGAGTCTGTATAGATGAATGTGAAGATGGGTGGTTTGGAGATAAATGCGATACAACTTGTCATGAAAAGTACTGTGCAGTGTGTGACGATATTGAAAAAACCTGCCATCAATGTAGAGAGGGCTTTTATGGTGAACACTGTACTAAGAATTGTCTGAAAAACTGTACGAAATGCTCGAAAGAAACAGGATCTTGTTTGGAGTGTGTCAGAGGAAGATATGCAGAGGACTGCTCGAAAATGTGTCTGAACTGTTTAAAGGATGACTGCCAAGTTACTGGAGAGTGTTTGTTTGGTTGCAAAGAAGGGTGGTTTGGTAGTCATTGTGACCAGAGATGCCCTGAGGGGTGCTCAAAATGCAGCAATTCAGACTCATGTGAAGAGTGCTTCATTCAGGAGACACTTCTCAATGGGAAATGTTATAGTTCTTGTAGTAAATGTTTTCATGGGATGTGTTCTTCTGATGGCAAATGTAAGCAAGGATGTGTTGACGGATGGCACGGAACAAAGTGTGATCTTCCATGCCCTGCAGAATGTTCAAAATGTAACTCTAGCGATTCCTGTGATGCATGTCTACATGGGTTTGAACTAGAAGGTAGCAAATGTATATCTACGTGCAAGAACTGCAAGGATCAGATATGTTCAGCTGATGGGGTCTGTGACAATGGTTGCAAAGCAGGCTGGGTCGGTTCAAAATGTATAGAAAAATGTGTAGAACACTGTGTATCATGTGCAGATGGTCTCAATTGCGACCAATGTGTAAGTGGGTATCAGTTGTTGGAAAATAGATGTGTCGCGGGATGTAGTTTTTGTCTTCAGGATAAATGTGACTTGGCCACCGGAAACTGCCATTTCGGTTGCAAAGAAGGACATTATGGACCCCAGTGTATTGAATTATGTCCAAAAGGGTGTCGCACATGCGATTCAATGGAAACGTGCACGTCATGCTCTCTTGGCTTTCATATGGTTAACTTCCAGTGCGTACCCTTATGTGAAAATTGCTATTCTTGCCAACGGGACGTAAAAACTGACGTTTATTTATGTAACATTTGTAAAGAAGGTtactatgccaaaaatggcgtGTGTCAAAAGTGTAGCAGTACATGCAAAAACAGTGCGTGTGAAAGAACTACTGCTCAGTGTCTGGAAGGTTGCATAGATGGATGGACAGGGTTGCTGTGCAATATCCCGGAGGATGGGACGAAGCTCCCAGTCACGGCGTGCGAGggttcgtgtttgacatgtaacGCGGACACAAGACAATGCAGCTCATGTATCGCCGGAATGTGGGGGAAAAGTTGTGAACAAAAGTGTCCCTCTCATTGTAGTGTATGTGATCAGCAGACTGGACAGTGCATGGTAGTGTGCAGTAAGTACTGTCAGAAGAGCGTAAACATGGTTTCCTGTAACAACGTGACAGGTGCTTGTTTACAGGGCTGTCAGGACGGTTGGTATGGAGATCAATGCCAAAACATGTGCGCGCAAAACTGTATAGATAAAGAGTGTGATCGGACAACTGGACATTGTACCAAAGGTTGTTCGCCGGGTTGGAAAGGATTCACATGCAGTG AGGCGAACAAAATGCCTGCTGTTCCCAGTGTGGCTATGATTGCTGTTGCGGTTGTTGCAGCTATAGTCGTGGTTGCTATAATCATATCAACGTTTGTTTTCTGCAG ATTCCGAAAGAAGCGACTTGACGAGAAGGAACATTCATATACAAACGTTACATATTCAAGCAATGCCCCGTCACAGTACACAAATAATGGATTTATGCTGGATTCTGTGATGTGA
- the LOC128168144 gene encoding E3 ubiquitin-protein ligase RNF180-like, producing the protein MSLYKCRKCRNSLFSDDCVITDHGLKDSVCPAASNVLPTQWFLSCESDNTPQWIYQALTEGCWNKGKLYCPKCHGRIGSFDFISGNKCPCGQFTLPPLHVHCCRVDQMPVTLQQEQYQRIKTLSKEKTAEQDHPVRSAVSTVVAPATSTNQTRPQTTVTVNAVENLQESERKKKRVRRRRMLIHEVPYDPPTVINENQFEILKQDNDVDDTYLKQKATEDLVKPSWEAPIESTVSEDHCCPVCLDIFCIPTTCQPCSHSFCNPCLRRLARGKPQFTPCPLCRKVIVSCIQDSELEAKLKDLYPEEYKKRLQKERKACLDSFYPLPSCANPSLQRVRPDFSGITRTQVVLMAVLLTVCVCITPMKSLVHNMLQMLSFCIDNLLYFLDSALTVMALHDILQLF; encoded by the exons ATGTCACTTTACAAATGTAGGAAATGCaggaattctttgttttccGATGACTGCGTAATTACAGATCACGGACTTAAAG ATTCAGTTTGCCCAGCAGCATCTAATGTATTGCCAACTCAATGGTTTCTGTCTTGTGAATCAGATAATACTCCTCAATGGATTTATCAAGCTCTGACAGAG GGATGTTGGAACAAAGGCAAGTTGTATTGCCCAAAATGCCATGGACGAATTGGTTCGTTTGATTTCATCTCTGGAAACAAATGTCCATGTGGACAGTTCACCTTGCCtccactacatgtacattgttgtaGAGTAGATCAAATGCCAGTGACACTTCAAcaag AGCAGTATCAAAGAATAAAAACACTCAGTAAGGAAAAAACTGCTGAGCAAGACCACCCTGTGCGGTCAGCTGTAAGTACAGTGGTTGCCCCGGCTACAAGTACCAACCAAACCAGACCTCAGACCACTGTTACAGTAAATGCTGTTGAAAACCTCCAAG AATCAGAAAGGAAGAAAAAGAGAGTACGGAGGAGAAGGATGCTTATACATGAAGTCCCATATGATCCACCAACTGTCATAAATGAAAAccagtttgaaatattaaaacaagACAATGATGTTGATGACACATACCTAAAACAGAAAGCCACTGAGGATCTGGTAAAGCCATCTTGG GAAGCTCCCATTGAATCCACTGTATCAGAGGACCATTGCTGCCCTGTATGTCTGGATATCTTCTGTATTCCCACCACCTGTCAGCCCTGCAGTCACTCATTCTGTAATCCCTGTCTCCGCCGACTGGCCCGAGGAAAGCCTCAATTTACCCCCTGTCCTCTCTGTAGAAAAGTCATAGTGTCCTGTATTCAAGACAGCG AACTAGAAGCCAAACTTAAGGACCTTTACCCTGAGGAGTATAAAAAAAGATTACAGAAGGAGCGCAAAGCGTGCCTGGATAGCTTTTACCCTCTTCCTTCCTGTGCTAATCCTTCCCTGCAAAGAGTAAGGCCCGACTTCTCAGGAATCACTAGAACACAAGTGGTGCTGATGGCCGTCTTGTTGACTGTGTGTGTCTGTATAACTCCAATGAAATCCTTGGTGCATAACATGTTGCAGATGTTAAGTTTTTGCATTGACAACCTGTTGTATTTTCTTGATTCTGCGCTAACTGTGATGGCATTACATGATATTTtgcaattattttaa